From a region of the Phaeodactylum tricornutum CCAP 1055/1 chromosome 4, whole genome shotgun sequence genome:
- a CDS encoding predicted protein, whose amino-acid sequence MSRPGQSPLSGERSHTKSAAQTSHAQPYLAKFGAIDHRHSNNKRDNPRKRFTSPRTPEINKRMTVDVLSTPKRSEVLSEEIDTRHLHSFGNASFDSKQSESTCPLAAPVTDDASDCGTEASMSSVAFLRSKLNNFGKQQREHYEKTSCKPEPSSLVKPTRSRVPRTTASSVPPTPLPPTSASALQKRLDAAHMARFRQTPIRIKPQVKNDDVQATNDGYASVAKLSKWLADDPTKVKQTIHLRRGANVIAKSRVFDKGLANVIVEDHRIRQGSVADKASMFASLKAHRSNCLSEDADETSSMISASHSGPVRQPPPPSKLEEDITPVDFQTARRKLVERSKDNGNDVSILSKVSRRKAKIETKEKEVSRRMSLAPQELLTKSSWDENSLGSYVKKSVPEEMAARKTLEELP is encoded by the exons ATGAGTCGACCGGGGCAGTCCCCTTTGTCCGGAGAGCGCTCACATACAAAGTCTGCGGCCCAAACAAGCCACGCGCAACCGTATCTCGCAAAATTTGGTGCCATCGATCACCgtcacagcaacaacaaacgaGACAATCCTCGAAAGCGGTTCACTTCACCCAGGACTCCAGAAATCAACAAGAGAATGACGGTTGACGTTTTGTCTACTCCCAAACGGAGCGAGGTGCTGAGCGAAGAAATCGACACCCGCCATTTGCACTCGTTCGGTAACGCGAGCTTTGATTCCAAGCAGTCCGAGTCGACTTGTCCATTGGCCGCTCCCGTAACGGACGATGCGTCGGACTGCGGAACGGAGGCTTCGATGTCCTCGGTAGCTTTCTTGCGCTCGAAACTCAATAACTTTGGCAAACAACAAAGAGAGCACTACGAGAAGACGTCATGCAAGCCAGAACCAAGTTCCCTGGTGAAACCGACACGATCTCGTGTTCCTCGGACCACTGCGAGTTCCGTCCCACCGACTCCATTGCCACCCACTTCCGCGAGCGCGTTGCAAAAGCGTCTCGACGCCGCACACATGGCTCGGTTCCGCCAAACTCCTATCCGCATCAAACCTCAAGTGAAGAACGACGACGTACAGGCAACGAATGACGGCTACGCGTCGGTGGCCAAGCTCTCCAAGTGGTTGGCAGACGATCCGACCAAAGTGAAGCAGACCATTCACCTACGACGCGGTGCCAACGTTATTGCCAAATCACGCGTCTTTGACAAGGGGCTTGCCAACGTTATTGTGGAAGATCACCGTATACGGCAGGGATCGGTTGCGGACAAAGCGAGCATGTTTGCCAGCTTGAAAGCACACCGCAGCAACTGTTTGTCGGAAGATGCTGACGAGACTTCAAGTATGATTTCTGCATCTCATTCG GGGCCTGTTCGGCAGCCACCGCCTCCGTCgaagttggaagaagacattACACCAGTAGACTTCCAGACTGCCCGACGCAAGCTTGTTGAACGATCTAAGGACAATGGCAATGACGTCTCAATCTTGTCCAAAGTCTCACGCCGTAAGGCCAAGATTGAAACGAAGGAGAAAGAAGTGTCTCGGCGCATGTCCTTGGCTCCACAAGAATTGTTAACGAAGTCTTCTTGGGACGAAAACTCGCTCGGTTCGTACGTCAAAAAGTCGGTTCCGGAGGAAATGGCGGCAAGAAAGACTCTAGAGGAGCTTCCGTAA
- a CDS encoding predicted protein produces the protein MKGVRGIFRGSKSNRESDTALPSASSQQGEPLGSDLIVGVAPPSTARGEATALGSPQASEFRTYRTPDRAFSADRPSYKEGTPKIREAIAENYDDDGRESESDSERVGASAADVNDDRNANLTQSTIKSKHIATSAGTRRLQRIMNKPSTASAASENTGSSSKDPKRSVSAIAKERVGNVRNVEEVAKFAARVVLPPFRVDAASIGGSLLETYPTSMQQECLLCMSAQFESTGGEGIAMSALQYPANYTQHKRSLGLLGMGTKGRHKLRFIVIARSTNRPFLSKHKHSDLNETPRSKDGHANASEGTQDYDAMFGADDVDQESINRNDTSMTEEVSSPESNEVVSPAAEAQNSSAEDEVSSFPVLVCLTLNADGTAPDIRKLVPLDQLTTVQDLHASVVQLAFVNGDTVRLDFSETMGDGNMGNSPTSMEDKTVEATMDKERFIWSLLQIHAMLCVSVVDRLASATNKTQKILPPLNVRNMDRAELQYVATVNGFLRNSRILCAMLERQRGLMELEGTEEAKVALGEMEVIAYDLMMGNFSSRVELFHSEGEKKDAEEVLNQIDWIETLHKEDMTTASVAERLSLTLQIRMRDLEAETCRRLIAWEDEKNYSAAEKSDVFTQTHDRDTTVDALALASLFKTLESLDSELRDMEEWLHDRAAAIKPLTDDCADIEEENRQLEQQWKSYDMLGVEMRRLLKGLDINEEMEKVLKNPASALVYDEEGLIDVDESDEGIETIYEAGKALEEAIEYPKRSGGIHLRAVVERTQGLRAIAKSFCTALAQIVVTVMEQFKTEVVAGSDYGKVSKSDTHSMIAKKIRDTQRKFQSSLLAYIKLIEILAALSPEMLPALRDAYSELVAEGYFQALPGRNAAHLNRAGKDIKDYNPNDTSPMESVNAPDIRATLNELLPVVAREAYFVSALFGNSSKELDGREKKRNFENARDSVDSATHHFRYYLLRACGIYPDEEPGRPVAEMGVRGDPLLCLVASIYLNEAIDNYVDREKRGGDHSLSLAYIRATILDLRKKADKQWVVWVDMQNDWIRSYDGVPVSGKRAGVFPSFARFPYYIDHLIQCCCEGRDEGYFPDIGNIKVINYYLQKMAATLIESLREFASRESTDQQYASNVMLMENTYYFSQSMKQRGDVISNLFAKQITKASAMCKESTDAYLGWMIKREFIALHELFSRVSKIHRDHGDREVLVHVPKVQFVKTLVKEADRQVLRERIGLMFSRMEKHLSAEGGLLPVAWKALVKVLYEWFGRWEKLSSQLYGHPLDPTAIDIVRIAKAAGGAAKAKTQTRDSDFGLKSMLALRSET, from the exons ATGAAGGGAGTTCGTGGGATCTTCCGGGGCTCCAAGAGCAATCGTGAATCCGATACCGCGCTCCCCTCCGCATCCTCACAACAGGGTGAGCCGCTGGGATCTGATTTGATTGTTGGAGTTGCACCGCCTTCCACGGCTCGTGGTGAAGCTACCGCCTTGGGGTCTCCGCAAGCCAGTGAATTTCGCACTTATCGCACTCCCGATCGAGCCTTTTCGGCGGATCGACCTTCGTACAAGGAGGGCACGCCCAAAATACGTGAAGCAATCGCTGAAAattacgacgacgatggacGGGAATCAGAATCAGATTCCGAACGTGTCGGAGCTTCCGCTGCGGATGTCAACGATGATCGTAACGCCAACCTCACCCAGTCAACGATCAAATCCAAACACATTGCAACTTCGGCTGGCACCCGCCGCTTACAGCGTATCATGAACAAGCCAAGTACGGCGTCGGCTGCTTCGGAGAATACCGGATCGTCTTCAAAGGATCCTAAAAGGTCGGTCTCGGCTATTGCGAAAGAACGCGTCGGTAATGTGCGCAACGTGGAAGAAGTCGCAAAGTTTGCGGCACGCGTTGTTCTGCCTCCGTTCAGGGTGGATGCCGCCAGTATCGGCGGATCCCTACTGGAAACGTATCCTACTTCGATGCAACAAGAATGTCTTTTGTGCATGTCAGCTCAGTTTGAAAGTACCGGTGGCGAAGGAATCGCAATGTCTGCTTTACAGTATCCGGCTAACTATACTCAACACAAACGTTCACTGGGTCTGCTTGGTATGGGCACAAAGGGGCGTCACAAACTACGATTCATTGTAATTGCACGTTCCACAAATCGCCCGTTCCTAAGCAAACACAAACATTCCGATCTTAACGAAACTCCACGATCAAAGGACGGTCATGCTAATGCTTCGGAAGGCACTCAAGACTATGATGCTATGTTTGGTGCGGACGACGTCGATCAGGAGAGCATTAATCGCAACGATACTTCTATGACGGAAGAGGTTTCAAGCCCCGAAAGTAACGAAGTCGTATCCCCCGCCGCCGAAGCGCAAAACTCCTCGGCCGAAGACGAAGTGTCCTCTTTCCCCGTGCTAGTTTGTTTGACACTGAACGCCGATGGCACCGCCCCGGACATCCGCAAACTCGTACCGCTTGATCAGCTAACAACCGTTCAAGATTTGCACGCATCAGTTGTCCAACTAGCGTTTGTCAATGGCGATACTGTTCGTTTGGACTTTTCTGAAACAATGGGAGACGGCAATATGGGCAATTCTCCGACTAGCATGGAAGACAAAACTGTCGAAGCCACGATGGATAAAGAGCGTTTCATTTGGTCGCTGTTGCAAATTCATGCAATGTTGTGCGTTTCGGTGGTTGATCGTCTTGCGTCTGCGACCAATAAAACCCAAAAAATTTTGCCGCCTCTGAATGTACGCAATATGGACCGCGCAGAACTCCAATACGTTGCCACGGTCAACGGTTTCTTGCGCAATTCTCGAATTTTGTGCGCCATGCTAGAGCGTCAACGTGGTTTGATGGAGCTTGAAGGCACCGAGGAAGCCAAGGTGGCTTTGGGTGAAATGGAAGTCATAGCGTACGACCTAATGATGGGAAATTTTTCCTCGCGGGTTGAGCTGTTTCATTCAGAAGGAGAAAAGAAAGATGCCGAAGAGGTTTTGAACCAAATCGATTGGATAGAAACTTTGCACAAGGAAGATATGACTACGGCTAGTGTTGCGGAACGGTTAAGTCTGACGCTGCAAATTCGTATGCGGGATTTGGAAGCCGAAACATGTCGTCGCTTGATCGCCTGGGAGGACGAAAAGAACTATTCAGCGGCTGAAAAGTCTGATGTTTTTACCCAGACACATGATCGAGACACCACAGTCGACGCCTTAGCGTTGGCTTCCCTTTTCAAAACTCTTGAGTCTCTAGATTCCGAGCTTCGAGATATGGAGGAGTGGTTGCATGATAGAGCAGCAGCCATCAAGCCTCTGACCGATGATTGTGCAGATATTGAGGAAGAAAATCGCCAGCTTGaacagcaatggaaaagttaCGACATGCTTGGAGTGGAAATGCGACGACTTCTGAAAGGACTTGATATCAatgaagaaatggaaaaggtCCTCAAGAACCCGGCAAGCGCTCTGGTTTATGACGAGGAAGGATTGATAGAcgtcgacgaaagcgatgaAGGTATCGAAACAATTTATGAGGCTGGAAAAGCATTAGAAGAAGCTATTGAATATCCCAAACGATCCGGTGGTATCCACCTTCGAGCGGTGGTCGAACGCACGCAAGGATTAAGAGCGATTGCGAAAAGCTTTTGCACAGCGTTGGCTCAAATCGTGGTGACGGTCATGGAACAATTCAAGACTGAAGTTGTCGCCGGCAGCGATTATGGAAAAGTATCAAAGAGCGATACGCACTCCatgattgccaaaaagaTTCGCGATACACAACGAAAGTTTCAGTCGTCGTTGCTGGCATACATCAAACTTATCGAAATTCTTGCTGCCCTGAGCCCCGAAATGCTTCCCGCTCTAAGAGACGCCTACTCCGAGCTTGTTGCCGAAG GGTATTTCCAAGCTCTCCCAGGCAGGAATGCTGCACATTTAAACCGAGCTGGCAAAGATATCAAAGATTACAATCCTAATGATACATCTCCTATGGAATCTGTCAATGCGCCTGACATCCGTGCTACCTTAAACGAACTCCTTCCCGTCGTTGCTAGGGAAGCCTATTTTGTGTCTGCGCTATTCGGCAATAGTTCGAAAGAGCTGGACGGCCGCGAGAAAAAGCGCAACTTTGAAAATGCAAGAGACTCGGTCGACAGCGCAACTCACCATTTTCGCTATTACCTACTCCGAGCCTGTGGTATATATCCCGACGAGGAGCCCGGACGGCCCGTGGCTGAAATGGGTGTTCGTGGTGATCCGCTTCTCTGCCTAGTTGCTTCTATATATTTGAACGAAGCGATTGACAATTACGTTGATCGAGAAAAAAGGGGTGGCGACCATTCACTATCACTAGCATACATTCGAGCAACAATCCTTGATCTGCGGAAGAAGGCCGACAAGCAATGGGTAGTTTGGGTTGACATGCAAAATGATTGGATTCGTTCCTATGACGGCGTCCCAGTCAGTGGCAAACGTGCAGGTGTTTTTCCAAGCTTTGCTCGTTTTCCGTACTATATTGACCACCTGATTCAGTGCTGCTGTGAAGGTCGTGATGAAGGATACTTCCCCGATATTGGGAACATAAAAGTGATCAATTATTATCTGCAGAAGATGGCTGCTACGCTTATTGAGAGCCTTCGGGAATTTGCTTCGCGCGAGTCTACGGACCAACAATATGCGTCCAACGTGATGCTGATGGAAAACACATACTACTTTTCTCAATCAATGAAGCAACGTGGTGATGTCATTTCGAATTTGTTTGCGAAACAAATCACTAAAGCAAGCGCCATGTGTAAGGAGAGTACCGATGCTTACCTGGGATGGATGATAAAGCGTGAATTTATCGCATTGCATGAGCTTTTCTCTCGAGTTTCCAAGATTCATCGTGATCACGGTGACCGCGAAGTATTGGTCCATGTTCCCAAGGTGCAATTCGTGAAGACACTGGTGAAGGAAGCTGACCGACAGGTTCTGCGGGAAAGGATTGGGTTGATGTTTTCTCGCATGGAAAAACACCTTTCCGCTGAAGGTGGTCTTTTGCCCGTCGCATGGAAGGCTCTCGTCAAGGTCTTGTACGAGTGGTTCGGCCGCTGGGAAAAGCTGAGCTCGCAACTATATGGTCACCCACTGGATCCAACTGCCATCGATATAGTTCGCATTGCCAAGGCAGCCGGTGGCGCTGCAAAGGCCAAGACGCAAACACGGGATTCCGA